The DNA region CACCTTCCCGCCAACTCCTGTAACAAGCTCATGGGCCGGTTTGGATGCCACCATCTGCGCAGGCGAGACCCACCAGCTCGAAGGCACAGCCACGCACTACAACAGCCTGCTCTGGACAACAAGTGGCACCGGTACCTTCAGCGATGCCACAATTCTCAATCCAGTTTATACACCCAGTGAAGCGGATATCGCTGCCGGAAGTGTTGTGCTTACCCTCTCCGCAACCGGACCTAACAGTACGGTTCAGAGCAACAAAACATTGAACATCAATCCGCTGGCTGAAGCAAATGCTGGTATCGAAGCCGCTATCTGCCATGGCGCCGAACTGGAAATCACCGATGCCGTCGCTGCCAATTACAGCAGCTTGCTATGGACCACTTCCGGTACAGGCATGTTCAGCGACAGCACGTCCCTTGCACCGGTTTACACACCAAGCGTCGAAGACTATGCTGCAGGTCAGGTTGTGCTTACCTTGCATGCCATGGGCCTTGGCAATTGCGCCAGTGCATCGAGCCAGAAGACACTGGCCTTCCATGCGCTTCCAACTGCTACAATTGCTGCATCGGGTGCCGTTTGCCAGGGAACTGCCGCAACCCTCACCCTCGAGCTCACCGGGGCTGCACCCTGGGTCATCGAAATGGCTAACGGCATGGGAAGCCACACCGTTCCCGCTTCACCCTGGACCTTGGAAGTTTCCCCGAACGAAACCACCACTTACCTCCTGCTATCGCTCACCGATGCCAACAGCTGCGCAAAAGAAGTTAATGCCGAAGCTCAGGTGGTCGTTAATCACGTTCCTGCCGCTCCTGCTGCACCCACTGCTCCTACCGAAGTTGACCATGCTTTCGTAACCAGCAGCAACGTCGGTGCCACAGGCGTAGCCACTGCCACAGACTACGTTTGGAAACTTGAACCAGCTGCTGCCGGTACACTGACTGCCAATGGCCTGAACGCTACAGTGACCTGGAATTCTCAGTTTATTGGCACAGCAACCATTTCGGTGGCCGGCACGAACGATTGCGGTCAGGGTGCATGGTCCGAAGCTGCAAGTGTGATAGTGAAAAGCACCATCGGCCTGGGCGAACAAAACAGACCCAGCCTGACCATTTATCCTAACCCCAGCAATGGAAATGTGAACCTGACCTTTGGTGGCTTTGCACAAGGAAACCTCCGCGTCAGGGTTATCAACCTGGTGGGTGAGGTCGTGTACACCGAATCAGTTACACTCGAAGGCAAACACAACCTTGTTCAGCTTAAGCTCGGTCACCTGACGGCAGGTCTTTACTTCGTTCAGGTCGAAAACGGAACAAGCACCGTAAGCCAGCGAATGAATATCCAGAGGTAATCTCGGGGTATTTCCGTCCATAAAAAAAGCGCCTGACCGGCGCTTTTTTTATTGGATCAGATTCAACCCCCGGTGAATCACATTCCGGAGGCTTTCATCACTTTGGGCAAGATCTTCCAGGTAAATGCGGATATCTCCCAGAAGTTCGGGATTGGTGTTTGTCTGGCTGCAATACTCGGCCATTTCGAGCGGCAAAAGCCATTCCCCCGTCCATCGCGTCCGCACCTGCTGCCAGATATTCCGGAGCCTGGAAGCATCTCCCCCATGCTCACGCAGGTCGCGCACCTGTTTGTACAGCTCAAACAGCGCCCTTTGATCATCTGTATGTTCAATCCGGTGTGTCTTTTCCTTGGGCACGGGGAACTCAAGCCCGAAAGCATCCGGATCGGCAGGTCCGCTGAACACCGACACATTTTGCTCGCCCACAGCCATATTGTAGGTTCCCCACTCAGGTTCAAACAGTATCTCGTCCTGATACCTTACCAGGCAATGGTCGAAGTGCATCAACACCAGCTTGCCCTCGCAGCGTGTGGCCCCACGGTAAGTGCCCGTGATGGTGATTCCGGATTCAAATTCAAGCTCGACTTTGTTGCCGGCAACGACGCCTATCTCAGCCAGGTCGGCATCCTCCAGGTAACGTGGGGGCTTAAATGTGTTCCTGATGCGTCCGATGGGCGAACCAAAACCGTGTGTGTGGACGGCTTTACCATGGCCTTCGAGCTGTTTGTTGTTGTAGCACAGCATGGTAGGTCCGGTCGTGCGCACGTACACCGGTTGATTTTGATGTAAAATATATTCCGTGAAGGTTCCGGACACCTGCAAACCTGAGCTGTACACACATGTGGCTGCCGAACCCGACTCAATCGCCTTGAGGATTCCTTCGATGCCACCTTTACGCAAGGCCATGCGCGAAGCAAATTCATCGAGCACCCTGGTAAGATGCGCAAAATCGGGCGTCACAAACAACTGGGGTTGTGGCTTGGTAATGTCGAAGTTATAATAAACTGCATCCACAGTATATGGCAGTTTCAGCACTTTGTCGCTAAGTGCACCTGCGCTTTCGCCTATGGACGAGAGCAAACCGGCACCGTAAATTTTGGGATCATTGATGCTGCCAATCAAACCATATTCCACAGTCCACCAGTGCAGGTTGCGGATCAGGGCCATCTCGGAAGGGATGCCCAGACTTTTCTCCCTTTGCGCCAGCTCGTATTCGGCTTTGGCAATGGCATCGGCAGGTGTAAAAGGGTCGGCTTTGAGAATGGATAAATGCCTGATGGCCTCATACAGCTCGTAATCTGCAGCCGAGGAGAAGGCTTTTGCACCAACCTCACCGAAATATTTCAGGTAAGCAGCGTAATCAGGATCAGCAATGATGGGCGCATGCCCGGCCGCTTCGTGAATGATATCAGGGGCAGGTGTATATTCCACCTGGTCGATGGGACGGATATCGGCCGCAATAACCAGCACATTGTAGGCCTGAAATTCCATAAAAGCAGCGGGCGGAATAAATCCATCCACTGTCACCGCAGCCCAGCCAATGCGCGAAAGGATACGGTTCATCTCGTGTATGTCGGGAATATGTTCAAGCGAGATTCCTGTGCGTGCAAGTCCGTCGAGATAGGAATGGTGTGCCTTGTCTTTGAGAAAAGCCAGGTTTTGCCGCATGACATATCTCCAGATCGAGTGATCCTGCCACGAATACCTGTCGTAGTGCTGATCGATTACCAATTGCATCAGATGGCGCGGAAGCTTTGAAAGCACCTCGTTTTCAAACATTGTCGGGAAGTTTGAGGTTATTTTAAGCAATGACCTGCCGAAAATAACCTATTTCACGCAATCGTTTGTTATAAAAAAGCTAAAAAACTTATATGTCTGATAATTAGAGTGTTAGAAACGAAGTGGCTTTGGTCAGTCGTCGCCGAGGTCACCAAGCAGTGGCACAAACCTGAAATACCCATGTTGTTCGCGGTCGAGGCTTCCGTCTGTGTTTTTGATGATGCGTAGCATCACCTGGTCATCGCCCGATCCAAGCGGCAAAACGATGATTCCCCCTGGTTTTAGCTGATCAACAAGCGCCCGGGGTATTTCGGGGGCTGCCGCCGTAATCAGAATGCGGTCGAATGGGGCAAAAGTGGGCAATCCGAGGTTTCCGTCCCCAAGAAACGTTTTTACCTTCCAGTTGTGTTCTTCGAGAAAGGCCTTCGTCTTGAGGTAGAGCTTTCGCTGTCGCTCTATGGTAAACACCTTGGCTCCCATCTGGGCCAGCACGCAGGCCTGGTAACCACTCCCGGTGCCAATCTCGAGCACCTTGTGGCCGGGCGAGACCTGCAGAAGCTGCGACTGAAAAGCCACTGTGTAAGGCTGCGAAATGGTTTGTCCCGACCCGATGGGGAATGGTTTGTCCTGATAGGCAAACTCCACAAAAGATGAATCCATGAAAAAATGCCTCGGCACAGCTTCGAGTGCCTGAAGCACGCGCTTATCGGTGATGCCTTTTTCGCGGATCGAATCCACGAGTTTTTTTCTCAACCCCTTATGCCTGAACGTATCAATCATCATGCGCCTGAGCAGGAAACTATACAGCCTGTTGTTTTTGTTTTGGTGCGCGAAGTTAGTAATTCTAAGCCGTGCGAAATTGGTACCTTTGCCCAAACAAACCTGATATGCTCCGAATTGGCGTGCTGGGTGCAGGTCACCTGGGAAAGATACATCTACGTTGCATCCGGCAAATACCTCAATATCACCTCGTTGGCTTTTACGACCCTGATCTGGACACCGCTTCCCGGGTTTCGGCCGAGTTTGGACTCACCAGCTTCGACAGCATCGACAGTCTGGTGGAGGCATGCGATGTGGTGGACATTGTGACCCCTACGGTGGCCCATTTCAGCTGCGCGAGTCTTGCACTGAACCGCAAAAGACATGTGTTTATCGAGAAACCCATCGTAGCTACTCCCGAAGAAGCCAGCGAGCTGATGCAGTTGGCCAAAGAAGCAGGTGTAAAGGTGCAGGTAGGGCACGTGGAGCGTTTCAATCCGGCTTTCCTGGCAGTGAAGGAGGTGATCAGCAATCCCATGTTTATCGAGACGCATCGTCTGGCACAGTTCAACCCCAGAGGAACTGATGTGCCTGTGGTGCTCGACCTGATGGTGCACGACATCGACATCCTGCTCAGTGTGGTCAAATCGCCGGTTGCATCCATCAGCGCCAGCGGGGTGCCTGTGGTGAGCGGCAGTCCCGACATTGCCAACGCGCGCATAGCTTTCGAAAATGGGTGTGTAGCCAACCTCACTGCAAGCCGCATCTCGCTCAAAAACATGCGCAAATCGAGGTTCTTTCAGAAAGATGCTTACATAGCCGTGGATTTTTTGGAGAAAAAAGCCGAGATCGTGCGCATGCAAAGTCTGGAAAAAGAACCCGACGATCCCATGGCCATGGTTATCGACCTGGGCAACGGAAAAGGCTATCGCCAGATCAGCTTCGAACGCCCCGATATAGCGCCCCTGAATGCCATACAGGCCGAACTCGAAAGTTTTTACGATGCAGTGGTCCACAACAAAACACCTATGGTGACCATTGAGGATGGGTATCAGGTGCTGCTGGTAGCCCACCAAATACTTGAGGCAGTGAATGATAACCAAAAAACCAAATAATTCAGCCCTCCTCTGCAATATGCAATCGTTTACGAACGTTTTCACTCACTGAAACCTTAACCAACGCAAGCTGCATGAGGGTACGTTTACGTGCTGCCTTACGTATTCTGATTTTTGTTTTTATAGCATCCCTGTTTCACACGGCCTGCTATAAATTCGAAGGCGACCAAACCGTACCTGCCTATCTCCGTATCGACAGCATCAGGTTCTCCACGGATTATGCCACACAGGGCAGCAATACCCACAACATTTCGGATGCCTGGGTTTATGTGAACGGCCAGCTCATTGGCGCATTCGAACTGCCTGCCACCTTTCCCGTGCTGGCACGTGGCAAACAAAGGCTGGAGATTCGCCCGGGTATCAAACTCAATGGAATCGCTGCAACGCGCGTGCCTTATCCGTTTATGAAACCCATAGTGGTCGAAAACTTTGAGTTTTTTGAAGATTCTGTTGTTCGGTTCAATCCGCAAACCACCTATTACGAAAATCTGAGATTCCTCTGGAAAGAAGACTTTGAGCGCATCAGCTTTACCCTCGAGAAAACCAATCAGAGCGATACCACCATCAACAGGACAGAGCCTGCAAATCATCCCGAAGCCTGGCTATCCCCTTATTCGGCATACTCGGGCAAGATACATCTGACAGGCAACCGGAAGTTTTTCCGCATCATGTCGCACCAGGGGTTTAATTTGCCCGGCAACGGATCTCCTGTTTTTCTTGAGCTTGATTATAAGTGCGACCGCCCTTTTGGCGTCGGCCTGCTCATCCGCATCGACAACAACATCGAGGCATTTCCGCTCGTTGTGGTCAACAAAAGCAACTCCTGGAACAAAATTTACATCAACCTTACCCCTCTGGCTTCAACCTACAGCTATGCCGAATGGTTCAAGGTCTATTTTGAATCGGAACTGGCCAGCGAAACGGAAGCCCGGTTTTATTTCGACAACATCAAACTGATCCATAGGATACAAACCCAATGAACCGACGTTTACAGGTAGCAAAGTATGTCATACTCGACTGGCTCTCAGCCCTGATGGCCTGGACGTTGTTTTACTTCTACCGTAAACAAACCGAAAACCCCTCGTTCCATGAACAGTTTGAGCTTGTTTTCAGGGATCCTAACTTCTGGTATGGCATCACCCTCATTCCTCTTGGCTGGCTCACACTCTATGCCATGGTGGGCGCCTACCGCCAGATTTACCGCAAAGCCAGGCTCCGCGAACTCGGACAAACGCTTGTCATCACCCTCATCGGGGTGACAATCATCTTCTTTGTGGCCATACTCGACGATATTATCCTCACCTACAAGTCTTATTATCAGTCGTTTATCGTCCTGTTTACCCTACATTTCAGCCTAACCTATGCCGGCAGGCTGGCACTCACCACGGCCACTGTCAAAAAAATTCACAACAAAATCATCGGGTTCAACACCATCATTGTGGGCTCGAACGGAAATGCAACAAAAATTTACAAAGACATTGAAAACCAAAAGGTTTCGTCGGGCAACATTTTCCTGGGTTTTGTGAGTGTGTATGATACAGAAGATTTTAAAATTGGTCAGTATCTGCCCCACCTCGGGCATTACAGCGATCTGAAAAAGCTTGTGGATGAACTGAAGATCGAAGAGGTGATTATTGCCATTGAGCGCAAGGAAACGGATACCATTGAGAACATTATTGCCCTGCTCGAAGACACCACGGTGGTGATCAAGATCATCCCCATCATGCAGGATTTCCTCTTCGGAACGGTGAAGATGAGCGCCATCTGGCATGCACCGCTCATTCAGATATCGCCCGATCTGATGCCTGCATGGCAGCAATCGATCAAGCGCCTCATGGACATCGTCATTTCCATTGTTGCCATGATTGTGCTTATTCCGCTCTATATCTTCACCGCTGTTGGCGTCAAACTCTCCTCCCGTGGCCCCATCCTATATTCGCAGGAACGCATCGGCCGGTATGGAAAGCCCTTTAAGATGCACAAATTCAGGAGCATGTATGTTGATGCCGAATCGAACGGACCGCAGCTAAGCTCCGAGAACGATCCCCGTATCACACCTTTCGGGCGATTTATCCGAAAGGTCCGACTCGACGAAATACCTCAATTCTACACCGTCCTCAAAGGCGACATGTCGTTGGTCGGGCCGCGCCCCGAGCGGCAGTATTACATTGATCAGATCGTAAAGCGGGCACCCCATTACCGGTTGCTGCTGCGCGTAAAACCTGGTATCACCAGCTGGGGCCAGGTGAAATTCGGCTATGCTTCCACGGTGGACGAAATGATCGAGCGCTTGCAGTACGACATCCTCTACATTGAGAATATGAGTATTGCCATGGATATCAAGATCCTCATCTATACCGCGCTCATCGTGTTGCAAGGAAGGGGAAAATAGGTCAGAGCTGACCATTCTCGATCATTCTGACAATCATCTCGATAGCCGCATCCTCGCCTTCAGGCTCGTACCTCGACTTTAGGTTGTAACCCCAGATACGGGCAAATCCCTGATAAAAAAAGGCCACCACATTGCCCCGCAGTTCCTGGAGCAATGCGTAAGATGTTTCGCTGGTTTCGCGGTCAATCAGCTTGATCAGTATCTTCCCCTGGGTAAAGGTAAGCTCGCTCAGCTCCGCACTATATTGCGCCTTAATTTCCTCTTCAGCCTGGCGCATGATCCTGCGCCGCTCACGGTCGGTGCGCGCAGCAGCCAGCTGCTCTTCGTATTCCCTGAGCTTGATGCCGGCCAGGCGTGCATAAGGATATACCTTCTTTACGTTGTAGATAAGCCGTTGAAAACGCCGCAGATCGCGCTCACTTTGGAAACCCCAGATGATGACTTCCGGAAGTTGAATGAGTGGTACGGTATCGTGCTGAATGATGGTTGCATGCACAACTATCTGATCTTCCTGTTGCTGAGCATGGATCCGAACCGGGAAAAACAGTACCAGGGCAAGAACGAAAATTCCTGAGAAAAACTTGCCTGTTGTGGGGCACGCCTGCCGGCCGGTGTTTGCATGCTTTGCCATGACGCACTGTCATTCAATAAACATGCCAGAATGCGGGCATCAGGCTACTTTGAGCTTGGCAAGACCTGATTTGCGGAATTTGGATTCGGCATACTCGCGCGTGATGCGAAGCTCTTTCACCCCTTTGCGCGACGGAAGTTCGAACATATCGTCGGTAAGTATGGCTTCAAATATCGACCGTAGCCCACGCGCACCCAGCTTGAGGTCGATGGACTTTTCGACAATGAAATCGAACACCTCGTCTTCGAAAGTCAGCTTGATGCCATCGAGCTCGAACAACCTGATGAACTGCCTGGCAAGGGCATTCTTTGGTTCGACAATGATGCGCTTGAGGGTTTCGTGCGTGAGGGGATGCAGGTAGGTAACAATTGGCAATCGTCCGACAATCTCCGGAATCATCCCGAACTTTTTCAGGTCGGCCGGCGAGATATATTGCAGCAGGTTGTCCTTGTCGATAAATTCATCCTTATCGCGCCCATAGCCAACCACATTGGTATGATAGCGGGCCGCGATGATGCGCTCGATGCCGTCGAAAGCGCCACCGGCAATG from Bacteroidota bacterium includes:
- a CDS encoding protein-L-isoaspartate(D-aspartate) O-methyltransferase, with the translated sequence MIDTFRHKGLRKKLVDSIREKGITDKRVLQALEAVPRHFFMDSSFVEFAYQDKPFPIGSGQTISQPYTVAFQSQLLQVSPGHKVLEIGTGSGYQACVLAQMGAKVFTIERQRKLYLKTKAFLEEHNWKVKTFLGDGNLGLPTFAPFDRILITAAAPEIPRALVDQLKPGGIIVLPLGSGDDQVMLRIIKNTDGSLDREQHGYFRFVPLLGDLGDD
- a CDS encoding Gfo/Idh/MocA family oxidoreductase; its protein translation is MLRIGVLGAGHLGKIHLRCIRQIPQYHLVGFYDPDLDTASRVSAEFGLTSFDSIDSLVEACDVVDIVTPTVAHFSCASLALNRKRHVFIEKPIVATPEEASELMQLAKEAGVKVQVGHVERFNPAFLAVKEVISNPMFIETHRLAQFNPRGTDVPVVLDLMVHDIDILLSVVKSPVASISASGVPVVSGSPDIANARIAFENGCVANLTASRISLKNMRKSRFFQKDAYIAVDFLEKKAEIVRMQSLEKEPDDPMAMVIDLGNGKGYRQISFERPDIAPLNAIQAELESFYDAVVHNKTPMVTIEDGYQVLLVAHQILEAVNDNQKTK
- a CDS encoding DUF4294 domain-containing protein; translation: MAKHANTGRQACPTTGKFFSGIFVLALVLFFPVRIHAQQQEDQIVVHATIIQHDTVPLIQLPEVIIWGFQSERDLRRFQRLIYNVKKVYPYARLAGIKLREYEEQLAAARTDRERRRIMRQAEEEIKAQYSAELSELTFTQGKILIKLIDRETSETSYALLQELRGNVVAFFYQGFARIWGYNLKSRYEPEGEDAAIEMIVRMIENGQL
- a CDS encoding sugar transferase, with protein sequence MNRRLQVAKYVILDWLSALMAWTLFYFYRKQTENPSFHEQFELVFRDPNFWYGITLIPLGWLTLYAMVGAYRQIYRKARLRELGQTLVITLIGVTIIFFVAILDDIILTYKSYYQSFIVLFTLHFSLTYAGRLALTTATVKKIHNKIIGFNTIIVGSNGNATKIYKDIENQKVSSGNIFLGFVSVYDTEDFKIGQYLPHLGHYSDLKKLVDELKIEEVIIAIERKETDTIENIIALLEDTTVVIKIIPIMQDFLFGTVKMSAIWHAPLIQISPDLMPAWQQSIKRLMDIVISIVAMIVLIPLYIFTAVGVKLSSRGPILYSQERIGRYGKPFKMHKFRSMYVDAESNGPQLSSENDPRITPFGRFIRKVRLDEIPQFYTVLKGDMSLVGPRPERQYYIDQIVKRAPHYRLLLRVKPGITSWGQVKFGYASTVDEMIERLQYDILYIENMSIAMDIKILIYTALIVLQGRGK
- a CDS encoding aromatic amino acid hydroxylase gives rise to the protein MFENEVLSKLPRHLMQLVIDQHYDRYSWQDHSIWRYVMRQNLAFLKDKAHHSYLDGLARTGISLEHIPDIHEMNRILSRIGWAAVTVDGFIPPAAFMEFQAYNVLVIAADIRPIDQVEYTPAPDIIHEAAGHAPIIADPDYAAYLKYFGEVGAKAFSSAADYELYEAIRHLSILKADPFTPADAIAKAEYELAQREKSLGIPSEMALIRNLHWWTVEYGLIGSINDPKIYGAGLLSSIGESAGALSDKVLKLPYTVDAVYYNFDITKPQPQLFVTPDFAHLTRVLDEFASRMALRKGGIEGILKAIESGSAATCVYSSGLQVSGTFTEYILHQNQPVYVRTTGPTMLCYNNKQLEGHGKAVHTHGFGSPIGRIRNTFKPPRYLEDADLAEIGVVAGNKVELEFESGITITGTYRGATRCEGKLVLMHFDHCLVRYQDEILFEPEWGTYNMAVGEQNVSVFSGPADPDAFGLEFPVPKEKTHRIEHTDDQRALFELYKQVRDLREHGGDASRLRNIWQQVRTRWTGEWLLPLEMAEYCSQTNTNPELLGDIRIYLEDLAQSDESLRNVIHRGLNLIQ